A window of the Fusarium poae strain DAOMC 252244 chromosome 3, whole genome shotgun sequence genome harbors these coding sequences:
- a CDS encoding hypothetical protein (BUSCO:26151at5125), translating into MSSQPEHATLLIPGPIEFDDDVLKSMGHYSESHVGPGFVNTFGETLSMTRKLFQSTDPSAQPYIISGSGTLGWDIVSANLVEAGEDALVLSTGYFGDGFADCLRAYGANVTKIDGEVGGRPQLPEIEKALSEKKYKILTVTHVDTSTGVLSELKNLAATVKRVSPETLVIVDGVCSVACEEIAFDEWGLDGVVTASQKAIGVPAGLSISFFSGRAVAAALENRKTPIPAYFASMKNWTPIMKNYEAKKPSYFATPSPQLVHALHTSLGQILSKPLSERFQGHIEVSNKVKKAITDLGLKIVATKPEDQAHAMTAIYLPEGVGAPDVLPKLAGKGVVFAGGIHKAIASKYIRFGHMGVSALDPSRNHMEKAINALKESLFEAGYKP; encoded by the exons ATGTCTTCTCAACCTGAACACGCTACTCTGCTCATTCCCGGACCCATTGAGTTCGACGATGATGTCCTCAAGTCTATGGGCCACTACAG TGAGAGCCATGTCGGCCCTGGCTTCGTCAACACCTTCGGCGAGACCCTCTCCATGACCCGCAAGCTCTTCCAATCGACCGACCCCTCCGCTCAACCTTATATCATTTCCGGTTCCGGTACTTTGGGATGGGATATCGTCTCTGCCAACCTTGTCGAGGCTGGTGAGGATGCCCTTGTTCTTAGCACTGGTTACTTTGGTGATGGCTTCGCCGACTGCCTGCGCGCCTACGGTGCCAACGTCACCAAGATCGACGGTGAGGTTGGTGGCCGACCTCAACTTCCCGAGATCGAGAAGGCACTTTCCGAGAAGAAGTACAAGATCCTTACAGTTACACACGTCGACACATCAACTGGTGTCCTGAGTGAGCTCAAGAACCTCGCCGCTACTGTCAAGCGAGTATCCCCCGAGACTCTTGTTATTGTCGATGGTGTCTGCAGTGTTGCTTGTGAGGAGATCGCTTTCGACGAGTGGGGTCTCGATGGTGTTGTTACTGCTAGCCAAAAGGCCATTGGCGTTCCTGCTGGTCTCTCTATCTCTTTCTTCAGTGGCCGCGCTGTTGCTGCCGCTCTCGAGAACCGCAAGACTCCTATCCCCGCCTACTTCGCTTCTATGAAGAACTGGACTCCCA TCATGAAAAACTACGAGGCCAAGAAACCCTCTTACTTCGCTACTCCCTCTCCTCAGCTCGTCCACGCCCTTCACACCAGTCTGGGCCAGATCCTCTCCAAGCCCTTGTCCGAGCGATTCCAGGGCCACATCGAGGTCTCtaacaaggtcaagaaggccaTCACTGACCTCGGTCTCAAGATCGTTGCCACCAAGCCCGAAGACCAGGCTCACGCCATGACCGCTATCTACCTGCCCGAGGGTGTTGGCGCTCCCGATGTTCTGCCCAAGTTGGCTGGCAAGGGTGTTGTCTTTGCTGGCGGTATTCACAAGGCCATTGCCTCCAAGTACATCCGATTCGGTCACATGGGTGTTAGCGCT CTGGATCCTAGCCGAAACCACATGGAGAAGGCCATTAATGCTCTCAAGGAGAGCCTGTTTGAGGCTGGCTACAAGCCTTGA